GCGCCGACGAAGGCCGCCAGGAACGGGTACGCCCCGCCGGCGGCCCCTGCCATCCCGTCCGAGAGCACGATGAGCATACTGTCGGTCTCGGTCGCCGCACCCGACTGGAGCATGATCTGGACCGTCGCCACCGCGAACAGCAGGGCGATCACGGCCGGCGCGACCTTCTCGACCGTCTCGCTCCACGAGTCGACGATCTCCCGTCTGTCCATGCCGTGGAGCGGGATGGTCGCCAGGTGGACGGCGACGAACACCGCACCCGGCAGGTAGAGAATCTCGAACGACCCGCCGAGGCCGGTGCCGAGGATGTTCCCCCACGACAGCGTGAAGATGTCCGCACGCAGGAACGCCGTCACCGGATCGGCGACGCGGGTGACGACCAGCAGGAGCGCGACGAGGCCGTAGGGGGCCCACGCCCGCAGGAGCGACATCTGCTGGACCTGCCCGCCGTCGGCCGCGACGGCACCGCTCCGGGAGGACGACTCGCCGGGCTGGATGTCACCGACCCAGTGGTCGGGCCACTCCGCCTGCGGGCCGAAGTCCCACTCCTCGTCGGGGTGGAGGTAGCCGGCCTTCAGCACGCCGACCGTGGCGAACAGCCCGACCATCGAACCGATGAGGCCGGGGAACTCCGGCCCGAGGAAGTACGCGGTCAGGAAGTACGGGATCGAGAAGGACGCCCAGGCGAACAGCGTGAGCGGCACGACCTCCAGTGCGGGCTTGATGGACCGCTCCTCCCCGAAGAAGCGCGTCATCATGGCGACGCCGATGAACGGCAGCGCGATGCCGACGATCACGTGGTAGGAGGCCGCCCAGACGGCGATGTCGGCGACCCACTGGGCGACCGCGGCGTCGGTCCCGCCGGCCGCGGCGTACGCGGGCTGGTTGACGACGTCGCCCGCGATCTCCTGGACGTTCTCGAAGATGTCGATCATCCCGATGATGAGCGGCGTCCCGACGGCCCCGAAGGTGATGGCCATCAGGTTGCCCGTCAGTGCTACCACGACGGCCGCCATCGGCGGGAAGCCGAGGCCGACGAGCAGCGGACCGACGATGGCGGCCGGCGTGCCGAAGCCGGCGGCCGACTCGATGAACGAGCCCATCAGGAACACGAGCAGGACGACCTGCACGCGGCGGTCCTCGCTGACGGACGCGAACCCTTGGTTGATGACGTCGAACGCACCGGTCTGTTTCAGCGTGTACAGCAGCAGGATCGCTCCGAAGACGATGTAGAGGATGTTCGTCGCGGTGATGAACCCCGTGATCGACGCGGCCGCGATCCACCGGAGGCTCATCCCCCACCCGACGAGGCCGGCCAGGACGGCGACGACGAACGCCACCGGCATCGCCCGCGTCGCGGGCCAGTACCGCCCGACCATCAGGTAGGCGATGGTCAAGAGCGGCAGGAGTGCGACGAGGACGCTCGTCGCCTCAACCATCGTCCCGATCCTCCGTGTTCGTGGAACCAGTCGTGTGAGCCCGAGTCGTTCCAGACTCGTGCCTGAATTCGTGCACCATACTCCCAGCGCACCGACTATCGTGATATATATCTATCGTTCGTTCGTGTTCAGCCTCGGACGACACACATATCAGAATGCGAGTACGAACTCCACTTCACACGTGTTTACTGGAAGATTCCGGGCGCTGAGTGCCGTGGAGCCCGTACAGAGTTAACTCGGAGGCGTAGAAATTTCGAGCAGTGTGCGGTCCTCGTCGCACGTTCTCGCCTCTACACACGTGGAAACCGGCTCTACACACGAGTACACAGGCATTGTCCACGTGTGCAAAGGCTTTTGCCCCGCAGGCGCGACGCTCGCGACATGAGCGACGGTGGCGAGCGGACACGGAACGACCGCGGGCAGTACGCCGACCGCATCCCGCCCGAGGCCGTCTTGGAGGTGTTCGAGGCACGCGACGACTGGGGGCGTCCGCTCACCGCGAGCGACGTCTTGGAGGAACTCGACTGCTCCCGCCGGACCGCCCACAACAAACTGAACGAACTCGTGGACCGTGGCGACCTGCGGACGCGGAAGGTCGGCGCGCGAAGCCGCGTCTGGTGGCGACAGATCGACCCTGCCGACGTGCGGACAGAGGCGGCGACAGACGAGGAGGAGCGACCCCCGGAGGTGGCCGCAGCGATCGGCGAGGCCGACCTCCCCGGGAGCGGCCCGCGACTCGACGCCCGGCGCGAGGCGCTCTCGGCCGCCTACGAGTATCTCACCGACCACCCGGAGGCGAAGAAGGCCGACTTCCTGCGGGACGTCTACGCCGAGCATCCGGCCGGGTACGAGTCGGCCGAGGCGTGGTGGAACGCCATCCAGCCTGCGCTGAAGGAACTGCCGGGCGTCGACCCGCCGGACGAACGCGGTCACCTCTGGCACTTCCTCGGCGGGTAGACCGTGTGGATTTATGCCCGACTACTCTCCACCTTCGACCGATCCATGTGGTATCACCCGACAGCGACCCGACGTGCGGGACGGGTGGCCGGGAGATGACCGACGACCCGGACGGAGCCCCCGGCGACGCGCTCGAGGAGGCACCTGACGACGCCTCAGACGAGGCTCCCGGCGTCGACCCGTCGTCGGCCGCCGACCGGACCGAGGCGGCGCCCACCGGCGGGGACGACGTCTACGCGTCCGACGTCGAGGGGCGGCAGTATCGCGGCACCTGGTATCTGCCGCTCGACTACGAGTCACTCGACGAGGCGCCGGAATCGGACGAGTACCCCGACCGGGGTGACGGGGGTGCGTTCCGCCTCGCGGACCTGCCGCGCGTGCCGAAAGTGAGCCAC
This genomic window from Salinirubrum litoreum contains:
- a CDS encoding L-lactate permease, producing MVEATSVLVALLPLLTIAYLMVGRYWPATRAMPVAFVVAVLAGLVGWGMSLRWIAAASITGFITATNILYIVFGAILLLYTLKQTGAFDVINQGFASVSEDRRVQVVLLVFLMGSFIESAAGFGTPAAIVGPLLVGLGFPPMAAVVVALTGNLMAITFGAVGTPLIIGMIDIFENVQEIAGDVVNQPAYAAAGGTDAAVAQWVADIAVWAASYHVIVGIALPFIGVAMMTRFFGEERSIKPALEVVPLTLFAWASFSIPYFLTAYFLGPEFPGLIGSMVGLFATVGVLKAGYLHPDEEWDFGPQAEWPDHWVGDIQPGESSSRSGAVAADGGQVQQMSLLRAWAPYGLVALLLVVTRVADPVTAFLRADIFTLSWGNILGTGLGGSFEILYLPGAVFVAVHLATIPLHGMDRREIVDSWSETVEKVAPAVIALLFAVATVQIMLQSGAATETDSMLIVLSDGMAGAAGGAYPFLAAFVGAFGAFLAGSNTVSDILFGTFQYGVAENIGTSRTLMLGAQAVGGAIGNLIAVHNVVAALAVVGLVGEEGRVIRLELIPLAYYGTMTGLLALLFSYVLFPGVF
- a CDS encoding ArsR family transcriptional regulator — protein: MSDGGERTRNDRGQYADRIPPEAVLEVFEARDDWGRPLTASDVLEELDCSRRTAHNKLNELVDRGDLRTRKVGARSRVWWRQIDPADVRTEAATDEEERPPEVAAAIGEADLPGSGPRLDARREALSAAYEYLTDHPEAKKADFLRDVYAEHPAGYESAEAWWNAIQPALKELPGVDPPDERGHLWHFLGG